The following coding sequences lie in one Pyramidobacter porci genomic window:
- the rsmG gene encoding 16S rRNA (guanine(527)-N(7))-methyltransferase RsmG: protein MEIQPLPLLPELSAKTLTQLRRYASLLSVANERVRLTGPHDKETLWHDHIEDCLHVLPLLPLSGAVVDVGTGGGLPGVVLAICRPDLKFTLLDSLSRKMKALNEIVAALELGNAEVVCARSEDFAAACREQYDAAVVRAVSEAGVIAEYLAPLVREGGVLAAMKGSSVGDELAPLEGRWNALGLSEPKLYEYDLKDHKSYMLLWKKSAPCPAAYPRKPGRAEKKLWWR from the coding sequence ATGGAGATTCAACCGCTGCCGTTACTTCCCGAACTGTCCGCGAAAACGTTGACGCAGCTGCGTCGCTACGCTTCGCTGCTGTCTGTTGCCAACGAACGCGTGCGGCTGACGGGGCCGCACGACAAGGAAACTCTGTGGCACGATCATATCGAAGATTGTCTGCACGTGCTGCCGCTGCTCCCGCTTTCGGGCGCCGTCGTCGACGTCGGCACCGGCGGCGGCCTGCCGGGGGTCGTGCTGGCCATCTGCCGTCCCGATCTGAAATTCACGCTGCTGGACAGCCTCTCGCGCAAGATGAAGGCGCTGAACGAGATCGTCGCTGCGCTGGAGCTGGGAAACGCCGAGGTCGTCTGCGCGCGCTCGGAAGATTTCGCCGCTGCGTGCCGCGAGCAGTACGATGCCGCCGTGGTGCGGGCCGTCAGTGAAGCCGGCGTTATCGCCGAATATCTGGCGCCGTTGGTGCGCGAAGGCGGTGTGCTGGCCGCCATGAAGGGCAGCTCCGTCGGCGACGAACTGGCGCCGCTGGAAGGCCGCTGGAACGCGCTGGGGCTCTCGGAGCCGAAACTTTACGAATACGATCTCAAAGATCATAAAAGTTATATGCTGCTCTGGAAAAAAAGCGCTCCCTGCCCCGCGGCTTATCCGCGCAAGCCGGGGCGGGCCGAAAAAAAACTGTGGTGGAGGTGA
- a CDS encoding gamma-glutamyltransferase — translation MSPEYYMQWLPDELRVEPMNGLSGETVDSLLATGYSLSLKFYMGDVNAVLIDPQTGEVAGSHDLRHEF, via the coding sequence GTGTCCCCAGAGTATTATATGCAGTGGCTGCCCGACGAACTGCGCGTGGAACCGATGAACGGCCTCAGTGGTGAAACCGTTGACAGCCTGCTCGCCACGGGCTATTCGCTGTCACTCAAATTCTACATGGGGGATGTTAACGCCGTTTTGATCGATCCACAGACCGGAGAAGTGGCGGGAAGTCACGATTTGCGTCACGAGTTTTGA
- a CDS encoding GntT/GntP/DsdX family permease — protein MVYILVSFRPKVHALTIAMIACLFGYILTGQTPAMTGALVVKSLGSTLGLIGFIIMCGAGLGSVMSEARVSHTIVYWIVKYIGVTTEKRAILCVIVTTTLVCGLLGTLADGCAIVAPILIPIVAAAGLKPATVACLFQSSGETGLIWGPFTGPTVALLAITHLSYGRMMLWAALPYSLIWLTVIYFCGLRIQHDPSYDEKYELDAAEQTTLGITAQEKRVTLAFMIGFVGLLTFSMITHQKTAFTVFVMLVLALVICLFKPLDMSVMFRAFAKGMGSMAGTFLLFILLNMMLEYINYGHGFESLGKILVSFAGQGSRIMVVIMGTLVGSFGVNGGAVAQLQVTHDLFASAVETASVPMEFWALALICGSRVTTSIYPGSNMIAPMGLARSESLKAMLFGGWSVSMTSIAFIIVWAWFAMPLFFPV, from the coding sequence GTGGTATACATCCTTGTTTCGTTCCGTCCGAAAGTTCATGCGCTGACGATCGCGATGATCGCCTGTTTGTTTGGTTATATTCTGACGGGACAAACTCCCGCCATGACGGGAGCTCTCGTCGTGAAATCGCTGGGATCGACGCTCGGCCTGATCGGTTTCATCATCATGTGCGGCGCCGGGCTCGGCAGCGTCATGAGCGAGGCGCGCGTAAGCCATACGATCGTGTATTGGATCGTCAAATATATCGGCGTGACGACTGAAAAACGGGCCATTCTCTGCGTGATCGTCACGACAACACTTGTCTGCGGTCTGCTGGGAACCCTGGCGGACGGTTGCGCTATCGTCGCTCCCATCCTCATTCCGATTGTAGCGGCGGCAGGATTGAAACCTGCCACGGTGGCCTGTCTTTTCCAGTCATCCGGCGAAACGGGCCTGATCTGGGGTCCGTTCACGGGACCGACCGTCGCTCTCCTTGCGATTACACACCTGAGCTACGGTCGTATGATGCTGTGGGCCGCGCTTCCTTATAGTCTTATTTGGCTCACGGTCATCTACTTCTGCGGTCTGCGAATCCAGCACGATCCAAGTTATGACGAAAAATACGAGCTCGACGCGGCCGAACAGACCACGCTCGGCATCACAGCTCAGGAAAAACGCGTGACACTGGCGTTTATGATCGGCTTTGTCGGGCTTTTGACGTTTTCGATGATCACACATCAAAAAACAGCGTTCACGGTGTTTGTAATGTTGGTTCTGGCACTTGTGATCTGCCTTTTCAAACCCCTCGATATGTCAGTCATGTTCCGGGCGTTTGCCAAAGGCATGGGTTCCATGGCCGGCACATTTCTTCTCTTTATCTTGCTGAACATGATGCTCGAATACATCAACTATGGTCATGGCTTTGAATCTCTTGGCAAAATCCTTGTTTCGTTTGCAGGGCAGGGGAGCCGTATTATGGTCGTTATTATGGGCACATTGGTCGGTTCTTTCGGCGTCAACGGCGGCGCCGTCGCGCAGCTGCAAGTTACGCACGATTTGTTCGCCAGCGCCGTGGAAACAGCCTCCGTCCCCATGGAATTCTGGGCTCTGGCGCTGATTTGCGGTTCCCGCGTCACAACGTCGATCTATCCCGGATCGAACATGATCGCTCCAATGGGACTGGCGCGCAGCGAAAGTCTGAAGGCCATGCTGTTCGGCGGCTGGTCAGTATCTATGACGTCGATCGCATTCATCATCGTGTGGGCATGGTTTGCGATGCCGCTTTTCTTCCCGGTATAG
- a CDS encoding VOC family protein: protein MRLDGFGLLVNDMAKMIRFYRDVLGFEIKESEDTSNVYLVKDGTLFLLYGRKDFEKMTRHQYDYINGLNGHFEMALYVDTFEEVDASFKYAVEKGATPVLEPTTEPWGQRTCYVADPEGNLIEIGSWDKPYEEKDL, encoded by the coding sequence ATGAGATTAGATGGTTTCGGATTACTGGTTAATGACATGGCAAAGATGATTCGGTTTTACAGAGATGTGCTTGGCTTTGAAATAAAAGAGTCAGAAGACACATCAAATGTGTATCTTGTAAAAGATGGAACATTGTTTCTGCTATACGGTAGGAAAGACTTTGAGAAGATGACAAGGCATCAGTATGATTATATCAATGGCCTAAATGGTCATTTTGAAATGGCACTCTATGTTGATACGTTTGAAGAGGTAGATGCTTCATTCAAATATGCCGTGGAAAAAGGTGCAACACCTGTGTTAGAGCCAACGACAGAACCTTGGGGACAGAGAACTTGCTATGTTGCTGATCCCGAAGGTAATCTGATTGAGATAGGTTCATGGGATAAGCCCTACGAAGAAAAGGATTTATGA
- a CDS encoding N-acyl-D-amino-acid deacylase family protein has translation MLDLLIRNGTVIDGTRTTRRKSDVGVRHGKIVAVAPQIEEEAKETIDASGKIVAPGFIDIHSHSDMSPFFTDQKMQSKLYQGITLEIVGNCGISCLPTDDASREAITRFISSGLELPMDGKTVEDDSLSDYAEHLKRCPAATNIGVLVGHGTLRGMVMGFGMRKPTFEEQKHMERVLERELSKGAFGMSLGLIYPPSSYGAVDEFIALGKVLKRHDAILTVHMRSESTKIFEAVDEMLEVARHSGVHVEISHLKLIGKPQWGHSKALLAKIKAAREEGLNITCDQYPYTATSTGMSALVPAWAHDGGSDEMCKRLASPTEELLSETETEIERRGGAHAVLVVSTHGKLPQYEGKRLDEIAADMELPPAQAVVRLLRASDGGVPCCYFSLSENDMLHIMREPFVCIGSDGYAMTYDRHFLGTNPHPRSFGTFPRYFQTIREHQLMSLEDAVYKATTLPAQILGLKDRGVIAIGKIADITVFDAAEISDRATYTDSLQKPAGIGAVVIDGRIAFKNGEQVGNNIGHLVVHK, from the coding sequence TTGCTGGATCTTTTGATTCGAAACGGTACCGTCATCGACGGAACACGAACGACGCGCCGAAAATCAGACGTTGGCGTCCGCCATGGAAAGATCGTCGCGGTCGCCCCGCAGATCGAAGAAGAAGCAAAGGAAACGATCGACGCCTCTGGAAAAATCGTCGCTCCTGGATTCATCGATATCCATTCCCACTCCGACATGAGTCCCTTTTTCACCGATCAGAAAATGCAGAGCAAACTCTATCAAGGCATCACGCTCGAGATTGTCGGAAACTGCGGCATCTCGTGTCTGCCGACCGACGACGCTTCACGCGAGGCGATCACCCGCTTCATCTCCTCAGGTCTCGAGCTGCCGATGGATGGCAAGACCGTCGAGGACGATTCTCTGTCGGATTATGCAGAACACCTGAAGCGTTGCCCAGCCGCGACAAATATCGGCGTTCTTGTCGGTCACGGCACACTTCGCGGCATGGTCATGGGATTTGGCATGCGAAAGCCGACTTTCGAGGAACAGAAACATATGGAGCGCGTGCTTGAACGGGAGCTCAGCAAAGGGGCATTCGGCATGTCGCTCGGCCTGATTTATCCGCCCAGCTCGTACGGTGCGGTTGATGAGTTTATCGCGTTGGGCAAAGTGCTCAAAAGACATGATGCGATCCTCACTGTCCACATGCGCAGCGAGAGCACGAAAATCTTTGAAGCGGTCGACGAAATGCTCGAAGTGGCGCGCCATTCCGGAGTCCACGTCGAGATTTCCCATCTCAAGTTGATCGGCAAACCGCAGTGGGGCCATTCCAAAGCGCTCCTTGCGAAAATCAAAGCAGCCCGTGAAGAAGGGTTGAACATCACGTGCGATCAGTATCCCTATACCGCAACGTCGACAGGCATGTCGGCCTTGGTCCCTGCCTGGGCCCATGATGGCGGTTCGGATGAAATGTGCAAACGACTTGCATCTCCAACGGAAGAATTACTCTCTGAAACGGAAACTGAAATCGAACGTCGCGGCGGCGCTCATGCGGTTCTGGTCGTTTCCACGCACGGCAAGCTTCCGCAATATGAAGGAAAGCGTCTCGATGAGATCGCCGCGGATATGGAACTGCCTCCGGCCCAGGCTGTCGTTCGCCTGCTGCGTGCGAGCGATGGGGGCGTTCCGTGCTGTTACTTCAGCCTTTCGGAAAACGATATGCTGCACATTATGCGCGAGCCATTCGTCTGTATCGGATCGGACGGTTACGCAATGACCTATGACCGTCATTTCCTGGGGACGAATCCGCACCCGCGCAGTTTCGGTACCTTTCCACGTTATTTCCAGACGATCAGGGAGCATCAGCTGATGAGCCTCGAGGACGCTGTTTACAAGGCTACAACGCTTCCAGCGCAAATTCTCGGCCTGAAGGACCGTGGCGTGATTGCCATCGGTAAGATCGCGGATATAACCGTTTTCGATGCGGCCGAAATTAGCGACCGCGCCACATACACCGATTCTCTGCAGAAACCGGCAGGCATTGGCGCGGTTGTGATCGACGGCCGTATCGCGTTCAAAAATGGCGAACAGGTCGGCAATAATATCGGACATCTTGTCGTTCATAAATAA
- a CDS encoding zinc ribbon domain-containing protein, protein MKKCAYCGSEFDGSLHECPYCGGRAADHICKNCGAEYDGAVCPQCGVRADDEGQKCPRCGARMFKGECSSCGYMADKGKAVAAEAKKAGAAMASWFGTLCLCVVGVVFPFVSIPFIFSRRHGKVIKWFFGGYGLFYIWALALPQEGGAAATEMSPGLRWISVGLTALALLFALYRLWKESARSSA, encoded by the coding sequence ATGAAGAAGTGTGCTTACTGCGGTTCCGAATTCGACGGCTCCCTGCACGAATGCCCTTATTGCGGCGGGCGCGCGGCGGATCACATCTGCAAAAACTGCGGCGCCGAGTACGACGGCGCGGTCTGTCCGCAGTGCGGCGTGCGGGCCGACGACGAAGGGCAGAAGTGCCCGCGCTGCGGCGCGCGCATGTTCAAGGGCGAGTGTTCGTCCTGCGGCTACATGGCCGATAAGGGCAAAGCCGTGGCCGCCGAAGCCAAAAAAGCCGGCGCGGCGATGGCCTCGTGGTTTGGCACGCTCTGCCTTTGCGTTGTCGGCGTCGTTTTCCCCTTCGTCAGCATCCCGTTCATCTTCAGCCGCCGCCACGGAAAGGTGATCAAATGGTTTTTCGGGGGGTACGGCCTTTTCTACATCTGGGCACTGGCCTTGCCTCAGGAGGGCGGCGCGGCTGCGACGGAGATGTCGCCCGGGTTGCGCTGGATCTCGGTGGGGCTGACGGCGCTGGCGCTGCTTTTCGCGCTATATCGTCTCTGGAAAGAAAGCGCGCGTTCGTCCGCCTGA
- a CDS encoding winged helix-turn-helix transcriptional regulator, translated as MDKQDLFPACPVETTLKLIGDKWSVLILRDLFLGARRFSELKRSLAGISQKVLTSQLRSMEKAGLVDRAVYPEVPPRVEYSLTARGRSLRPVIESMWNWGRAFKEDLGLDVAAIPERMPVSAEPREQ; from the coding sequence ATGGACAAGCAGGATCTCTTTCCCGCCTGTCCGGTGGAGACGACGCTGAAGCTGATCGGCGACAAATGGAGCGTGCTGATCCTGCGCGACCTCTTTCTCGGCGCGCGGCGCTTCAGCGAGCTGAAACGGTCGCTCGCAGGCATTTCGCAGAAGGTGCTCACGTCGCAGTTGCGCAGCATGGAGAAGGCAGGTCTGGTAGACCGCGCCGTTTATCCCGAGGTGCCGCCGCGCGTGGAATATTCGCTGACCGCGCGCGGTCGTTCGCTGCGACCGGTGATTGAATCCATGTGGAACTGGGGACGCGCCTTCAAAGAGGATCTGGGGCTGGACGTGGCGGCGATTCCCGAGCGTATGCCAGTTTCCGCCGAGCCGCGGGAGCAATGA
- the msrA gene encoding peptide-methionine (S)-S-oxide reductase MsrA translates to MSKRIVLAGGCFWGLEAYMRELPGVLDTEVGFANGRMTHPTYEQVKAGGTGYAEACKVEYDPQVISLRTLLRHYLRIIDPTTLNRQGPDIGAQYRTSICYNDDGERRLAEELLAKEQKNWDDPVVTTVEPLVNFYAAEEYHQDYLKKRPCGYCHVNLALLDEPLPPEDD, encoded by the coding sequence ATGTCGAAGAGGATCGTTCTGGCCGGAGGCTGTTTCTGGGGCCTCGAGGCCTACATGAGGGAATTGCCCGGCGTATTGGACACGGAAGTGGGATTTGCCAACGGGCGCATGACGCACCCGACATATGAACAGGTCAAAGCCGGCGGTACGGGATACGCCGAGGCCTGCAAGGTCGAATACGATCCGCAGGTCATCAGCCTGCGCACGCTGCTGCGCCACTATCTGCGCATCATCGACCCGACGACGCTGAACCGGCAGGGGCCGGATATCGGCGCGCAGTACCGCACGTCCATCTGTTACAACGACGACGGGGAGCGTCGTCTGGCCGAGGAACTTCTCGCCAAGGAGCAGAAGAACTGGGACGATCCCGTCGTCACGACGGTGGAACCGCTGGTCAACTTTTATGCGGCCGAGGAGTACCATCAGGATTATCTGAAAAAGAGGCCGTGCGGCTACTGCCACGTCAACCTCGCCCTGCTCGACGAGCCGCTGCCGCCCGAGGACGACTGA
- a CDS encoding sodium ion-translocating decarboxylase subunit beta, whose amino-acid sequence MEALFQGFLSLTWQQAVMIGIGLTLIWLAVGKEYEPSLLLPMGFGTVLVNIPMTAALTQAVGGTVVPGAISVLFDAGIANEMFPLLIFIGIGAMMDFSPVMERPVYALFGLTAQVGIFLTMGLAYYVFGFSVREAASIGIIGAADGPTSIFVSSRFAPQLLGPISVAAYSYMSMVPVIQPPVIRALTTKEERRMNMTLRAGRTVSKRARIFFPIVVTIVVGIFAPSSSTLIGFLMFGNLLRESGVVARLSNSAQNELANIVTIMLGLGISCTMTGDRFLRADTLMILGMGLVAFVFDTAGGVLSAKLLNLFMKEKINPMIGAAGISAFPMSSRTIQQMAAREKTGTFVLMQASAANVAGQIGSVVAGGLLLALLG is encoded by the coding sequence TTGGAAGCGTTGTTTCAGGGATTTTTGAGCCTGACCTGGCAGCAGGCGGTCATGATCGGCATCGGCCTGACGCTGATCTGGCTGGCGGTGGGGAAGGAGTACGAGCCTTCGTTGCTGCTGCCGATGGGATTCGGCACGGTGCTGGTGAACATTCCCATGACGGCCGCGCTGACGCAGGCCGTGGGCGGCACGGTGGTGCCCGGCGCGATCAGCGTGCTGTTCGATGCCGGCATCGCCAATGAGATGTTCCCGCTGCTGATTTTTATCGGCATCGGCGCGATGATGGATTTTTCGCCCGTGATGGAGCGCCCGGTCTACGCGCTTTTCGGCCTGACGGCGCAGGTGGGGATCTTCCTCACCATGGGGCTGGCGTACTATGTTTTTGGTTTCAGCGTCAGGGAGGCGGCTTCCATCGGCATCATCGGCGCCGCTGACGGCCCCACGTCGATCTTCGTCTCCAGCCGCTTCGCGCCGCAGCTGCTCGGTCCCATTTCCGTGGCGGCGTATTCCTATATGTCAATGGTGCCGGTCATCCAGCCGCCGGTGATCCGCGCCCTGACGACCAAAGAGGAGCGGCGGATGAACATGACGCTTCGCGCCGGGCGCACGGTGAGCAAGCGCGCCAGGATCTTCTTTCCGATCGTCGTCACCATTGTGGTCGGCATCTTCGCGCCCTCGTCGTCGACGCTGATCGGCTTTTTGATGTTCGGCAATCTGCTGCGCGAGAGCGGCGTGGTCGCGCGGCTTTCCAACAGCGCCCAGAACGAGCTGGCCAACATCGTCACGATCATGCTGGGACTGGGCATCTCCTGCACGATGACGGGCGACCGCTTCCTGCGCGCCGACACGCTGATGATTCTCGGCATGGGGCTGGTGGCCTTCGTCTTCGACACGGCCGGCGGCGTGCTCAGCGCCAAGCTGCTGAATCTGTTCATGAAGGAAAAGATCAATCCGATGATCGGCGCAGCGGGCATTTCCGCCTTCCCGATGTCGTCGCGCACGATCCAGCAGATGGCGGCCAGGGAAAAAACCGGCACGTTCGTGCTCATGCAGGCTTCCGCGGCCAACGTGGCCGGTCAGATCGGCTCCGTCGTCGCCGGCGGGCTGCTGTTGGCGCTGCTGGGCTGA
- a CDS encoding DmpA family aminopeptidase: MKNNDWLERFGLSAGRLPKGHRNTIADVAGVIVGHATLAEGKTQTGVTAVIPAPGSPFQNKLIAASHVINGFGKTAGLVQIDELGTLETPILLTNTLSVGDAWRALSQAMIESEPSIGGAAGTVNPLVCECNDGFLNDIRAQAVTPELARQALAAAAPDFALGAVGAGRGMSCYQFKGGVGSASRLVTAGARTYTLGALALSNFGEMEDFTLNGQLTGAEAKKILAAEQLHEQGSCIVLIATDAPMTARQLKRLCKRSSAGITRTGSIIGNGSGEIAVAFSTAQRIPIDATGELALRSVSDVHANLFFRAVIESTHEAILTSMLAAETVTGFQGHRRVSLADLAGRVPGLPAPRC; encoded by the coding sequence GTGAAAAACAACGACTGGCTCGAGCGTTTTGGGCTGAGCGCCGGCCGCCTGCCCAAAGGCCACCGCAACACGATCGCCGACGTGGCGGGCGTGATCGTGGGACACGCGACGCTGGCGGAAGGAAAAACGCAGACGGGCGTGACGGCGGTAATCCCCGCGCCGGGCAGTCCGTTTCAGAACAAACTGATCGCCGCCTCGCACGTGATCAACGGCTTCGGCAAGACGGCGGGGCTGGTGCAGATCGACGAGCTGGGTACGCTGGAAACGCCGATTCTGCTGACGAACACGCTCAGCGTCGGCGACGCCTGGCGCGCTTTGTCCCAGGCGATGATCGAGAGCGAACCGTCGATCGGCGGCGCGGCGGGCACAGTCAATCCGCTGGTGTGCGAGTGCAACGACGGTTTTCTCAACGACATTCGCGCCCAGGCGGTGACGCCGGAGCTGGCGCGTCAAGCGCTGGCGGCCGCCGCGCCCGATTTCGCGCTCGGCGCCGTGGGCGCGGGACGGGGCATGAGCTGCTACCAGTTCAAGGGCGGCGTCGGCTCGGCTTCGCGTTTGGTGACCGCCGGCGCACGGACCTATACGCTCGGCGCGCTGGCGCTGAGCAACTTCGGCGAGATGGAGGACTTCACGCTGAACGGCCAGCTAACGGGCGCCGAAGCGAAAAAGATCCTCGCCGCGGAACAGCTGCACGAGCAGGGATCCTGCATCGTGCTGATCGCCACCGACGCGCCGATGACCGCGCGCCAGCTGAAGCGGCTCTGCAAACGCTCCAGCGCCGGCATCACTCGTACCGGCTCGATCATCGGCAACGGCAGCGGCGAGATCGCCGTGGCCTTTTCCACCGCGCAGCGGATTCCCATCGACGCGACGGGCGAACTGGCGCTTCGTTCGGTCAGCGACGTTCACGCCAATCTCTTCTTCCGCGCCGTGATCGAGTCGACGCACGAGGCGATCCTCACCTCCATGCTGGCGGCCGAGACGGTGACGGGTTTTCAGGGCCACCGGCGCGTTTCGCTGGCCGATCTGGCCGGGCGCGTGCCGGGGCTGCCCGCGCCACGCTGTTAA
- a CDS encoding amidohydrolase, with product MVGEVALKAIQAREEQFVAHAKKIWEHPETAYNEVNTCAVTAELLRELGFAVETGLYGMPTALRASWGSGGPVIGFLGEFDALPGLSQKVSTCQEAVQEGAPGEGCGHNLLCAAPLAAAYGLKEELRAFGRPGTVVYYGCPAEETLTGKVFMARGGAFRELDIAFSWHGGTKNCVMRGVMTGLNSAKFHFVGRTSHAGGAPENGRSALDAVELMNVGANYLREHVTMDNRIHYVITEGGMAPNIVPDKACVWYFVRALTREAVEDTYRRLVLVAEGAAHMTETKVEIEFLGGCYPTLENRVLGDALHQSLQEVERPVWTEEELEFAEAINVQNPNYDQIKRRPDYDGPLGVSVGIREENGFGSTDVGDVQHIVPCAEVNTASWNCAAPGHSWQVTSCAGSSIGMKGMLYGARALALTASKAAADPQLVAAAKAEFLKATRGEPYRCPIPADIPVPMPGTA from the coding sequence ATGGTTGGAGAAGTCGCGTTAAAAGCGATTCAGGCGCGGGAGGAACAATTTGTCGCTCACGCCAAAAAGATCTGGGAACATCCCGAGACCGCTTACAACGAGGTGAACACGTGCGCAGTCACGGCCGAGCTGTTGCGCGAGCTGGGTTTTGCCGTGGAGACGGGGCTGTACGGCATGCCCACCGCCCTGCGTGCCAGTTGGGGCAGCGGCGGCCCGGTGATCGGTTTTTTGGGCGAGTTCGACGCTCTGCCCGGTTTGAGCCAAAAGGTCAGCACCTGCCAGGAAGCTGTACAGGAAGGTGCGCCGGGAGAGGGCTGCGGGCACAACCTGCTCTGCGCGGCGCCGTTGGCGGCGGCGTACGGCTTGAAAGAAGAGCTGCGGGCTTTCGGCCGTCCCGGCACGGTGGTCTACTACGGCTGTCCCGCCGAAGAAACTCTCACCGGCAAGGTCTTCATGGCCCGCGGCGGCGCATTCCGTGAGCTGGATATCGCCTTTTCCTGGCACGGCGGCACGAAAAACTGCGTCATGCGCGGCGTCATGACCGGGCTGAACAGCGCCAAGTTCCATTTCGTCGGACGCACGTCTCATGCCGGCGGCGCGCCGGAGAACGGCCGCTCTGCCCTCGACGCCGTCGAACTGATGAACGTCGGCGCCAACTACCTGCGCGAGCACGTCACCATGGACAACCGCATCCACTACGTCATCACCGAGGGCGGCATGGCCCCCAACATCGTCCCCGACAAAGCCTGCGTCTGGTACTTCGTGCGCGCCCTGACCCGCGAAGCCGTGGAAGACACGTATCGCCGCCTCGTCTTAGTCGCCGAGGGGGCGGCGCACATGACCGAGACAAAAGTGGAGATCGAGTTCCTCGGCGGCTGTTATCCGACGCTGGAGAACCGCGTCCTCGGCGACGCGCTCCATCAAAGCCTGCAGGAGGTGGAAAGGCCCGTCTGGACCGAGGAAGAGCTGGAATTCGCCGAGGCCATCAACGTACAGAATCCGAATTACGATCAGATCAAACGGCGCCCTGATTACGACGGCCCGCTTGGCGTCAGCGTCGGTATCCGCGAGGAGAATGGCTTTGGCTCCACCGACGTGGGCGACGTGCAGCACATCGTTCCCTGTGCGGAAGTGAACACGGCCTCATGGAACTGCGCCGCGCCCGGCCACAGCTGGCAGGTCACATCCTGCGCCGGCTCGTCCATCGGCATGAAAGGCATGCTTTACGGTGCCCGCGCCCTGGCTCTGACTGCCTCCAAAGCCGCCGCCGACCCGCAGCTTGTTGCCGCCGCCAAGGCTGAGTTCCTCAAAGCCACCCGCGGTGAACCTTACCGTTGTCCCATCCCCGCCGACATTCCCGTGCCCATGCCGGGCACGGCGTAA
- a CDS encoding AEC family transporter, producing the protein MQGLLTNLVIFIVMGCGWGLKRQRRLTETGLKELNGLLFSLLMPVSFFKAGLGFNASMIRGWRFAAVLIGAYAAATAVLWVMSGLRKIAPERRAVSMLTSVRPNAIFIGLPVMTLWLGQAGTEAQLLFVAVGTPYFNLVPLLMSQIAMSGRGDARSLASALARTVKNPILLAGICGILVGALGWTPYIPQWFARVLKVLGDCGNGMALLVIGAALVPERLWSDIKSAWPDMFMKLFIHPAIVMAAFMLFPVESPVVMQAAVVGSAVAPAFNCYVLARGFGMDADYAAMLVASSTLLCMVTLLFWMEVSLRVFA; encoded by the coding sequence ATGCAAGGTCTTTTAACGAATTTGGTGATTTTTATTGTCATGGGATGCGGCTGGGGTCTGAAAAGACAGAGGCGGCTGACTGAAACCGGACTGAAGGAGCTGAACGGGCTGCTTTTCTCGTTGCTGATGCCCGTCAGCTTTTTCAAGGCCGGACTTGGTTTCAACGCGTCCATGATCCGTGGCTGGCGTTTTGCCGCCGTGCTCATTGGCGCTTATGCGGCGGCAACGGCAGTGCTCTGGGTGATGTCGGGGCTGCGCAAAATCGCGCCCGAACGGCGTGCCGTGTCTATGCTCACGTCGGTGCGTCCCAACGCGATCTTTATCGGTCTGCCGGTGATGACGCTCTGGCTCGGACAAGCTGGCACGGAAGCGCAGCTGCTCTTTGTGGCGGTCGGAACGCCGTATTTCAACCTCGTACCGCTGCTGATGTCGCAGATTGCCATGAGCGGTCGGGGCGACGCCCGCTCATTGGCGAGCGCGTTGGCGCGGACGGTCAAGAATCCGATCCTGCTGGCGGGCATCTGCGGTATCCTGGTCGGAGCTCTGGGCTGGACGCCTTATATCCCGCAATGGTTTGCGCGCGTCCTCAAGGTCCTGGGAGACTGCGGCAACGGCATGGCGCTGCTGGTCATCGGCGCGGCGCTGGTGCCGGAACGCCTGTGGAGCGATATCAAATCGGCCTGGCCCGACATGTTCATGAAACTGTTCATTCATCCGGCGATCGTCATGGCTGCGTTCATGCTCTTTCCCGTGGAGAGTCCCGTCGTCATGCAGGCGGCGGTGGTCGGTTCCGCCGTGGCGCCGGCCTTCAACTGTTACGTTTTGGCCCGCGGTTTCGGCATGGACGCCGACTACGCGGCCATGCTGGTAGCGTCGTCGACGCTGCTGTGCATGGTGACGTTGCTGTTCTGGATGGAGGTTTCGCTGCGCGTTTTCGCGTAG